A stretch of the uncultured Cohaesibacter sp. genome encodes the following:
- a CDS encoding PhoH family protein — MGHIVLSYDDNRHAVDLFGEYDQNLARIEQKLNVEAIARGNRVTIKGPGDLCDQAKMVLDSLYHRLQEGDVIEQADVDGAIRMAQASDEQLMLPDVVPDGGEGAGKMNFAQIATRKKKLTARTATQDAYIRAMDRADLIFGTGPAGTGKTYLAVAYAAALLERGVVERIILSRPAVEAGERLGFLPGDMKEKVDPYLRPLYDALYDMMPPDKVERELDAKAIEIAPLAFMRGRTLSNAVVILDEAQNTTSMQMKMFLTRLGENSKMIITGDPSQIDLPNGEQSGLVQAMDLLADIPSIVRVQFTAEDVVRHELVMRIVNAYDEDARRRALARRLLDREAVRTRQAEEHLPPMDEVADPAYVEDGEGEA, encoded by the coding sequence ATGGGGCATATAGTTCTCTCCTATGACGATAATCGTCACGCCGTCGATCTGTTCGGCGAATATGATCAGAATCTGGCCCGCATCGAACAGAAGCTGAATGTGGAGGCAATCGCCCGTGGCAACCGCGTGACCATCAAGGGACCGGGGGATCTGTGCGATCAGGCCAAGATGGTGCTCGACAGCCTTTATCATCGCCTGCAAGAGGGCGACGTGATCGAGCAGGCCGATGTCGATGGGGCCATTCGCATGGCGCAAGCCTCTGACGAACAATTGATGCTGCCTGATGTGGTGCCCGATGGGGGCGAAGGCGCAGGCAAGATGAATTTTGCCCAAATTGCCACCCGCAAGAAGAAACTGACCGCGCGCACCGCGACGCAGGATGCCTATATACGGGCGATGGATCGTGCAGATCTGATTTTCGGGACGGGACCGGCAGGGACCGGCAAGACCTATCTGGCGGTCGCCTATGCGGCGGCTTTGCTGGAACGCGGCGTGGTCGAGCGAATCATCCTCTCCCGCCCTGCGGTGGAAGCTGGCGAGCGACTTGGCTTTCTGCCCGGCGACATGAAGGAAAAGGTCGATCCCTATTTGCGGCCCCTTTATGATGCGCTTTATGACATGATGCCACCAGACAAGGTGGAGCGGGAACTTGACGCCAAGGCGATCGAGATCGCGCCTCTGGCCTTCATGCGTGGCCGTACCTTGTCCAATGCGGTGGTCATTCTGGACGAAGCGCAGAATACCACCTCGATGCAGATGAAGATGTTCCTGACGCGTCTGGGCGAGAATTCTAAGATGATCATCACCGGTGATCCCAGCCAGATCGACCTGCCGAACGGCGAACAGTCAGGTCTGGTGCAGGCGATGGATCTGCTCGCAGACATTCCATCGATTGTTCGGGTGCAATTCACCGCAGAAGATGTGGTGCGCCATGAGTTGGTGATGCGGATCGTCAATGCCTATGACGAGGATGCACGCCGCAGGGCGCTGGCCCGCCGTCTGCTTGACCGCGAAGCGGTGCGCACCCGGCAAGCCGAGGAGCATTTGCCACCGATGGATGAGGTTGCTGATCCGGCCTATGTTGAGGATGGTGAGGGCGAGGCATGA
- the ybeY gene encoding rRNA maturation RNase YbeY gives MSDLAEPAVSLIKDSLIESPHWQDVDDLEAVIERALDAAKTFVIKEEDIHFLPDCEVSLVFTDDAAIRILNADHRDKDKATNVLSFPQDEDAEVYGPMLGDIVFAYETVAREADALGLAFCDHLTHLCVHGFLHLLGYDHIETDEAEKMESVEIAILDRLGLANPYAGTVPLDMPD, from the coding sequence ATGAGTGATCTGGCCGAGCCTGCGGTGTCGCTAATCAAAGACAGCCTCATCGAATCGCCGCATTGGCAAGATGTGGATGATCTTGAAGCGGTCATCGAGCGCGCCCTAGACGCCGCCAAGACTTTTGTGATCAAGGAAGAAGACATCCACTTCCTGCCGGACTGTGAAGTGTCTCTGGTCTTTACCGATGACGCTGCCATTCGTATTCTGAATGCGGATCATCGCGACAAGGACAAGGCAACCAATGTCTTGTCTTTCCCGCAGGATGAGGATGCAGAGGTCTATGGACCGATGCTGGGCGACATTGTCTTTGCCTATGAAACCGTTGCGCGGGAGGCCGATGCGCTGGGTCTTGCATTCTGCGATCATCTTACCCATCTGTGTGTTCATGGTTTTTTACATTTGCTGGGCTATGACCATATAGAGACGGACGAGGCTGAAAAGATGGAAAGCGTTGAAATCGCGATCCTAGACAGACTGGGCCTTGCCAACCCTTATGCGGGCACAGTGCCACTGGATATGCCTGATTGA
- a CDS encoding RNA-binding protein yields the protein MPRKSEQTTRQCLVTRDILAKGEMIRFVLAPDDGVVPDLKMRLPGRGVWVTARMELVQQAIQKGLFARGFKQKVTLPDGLAELVAEQMEQGCLSALSMARKAGQIVTGFAKVETAIAQGSAIGLIHASDAAEDGQKKLAQVVRRHLGSDGELPLVRRFSAEALSTALGQGNVVHGALLAGSAGKAVLNQVARLDAYLQPDMRDSDSGQDKRLAADAS from the coding sequence GTGCCGCGTAAGAGCGAACAGACCACGCGACAATGTCTGGTAACGCGGGACATCCTTGCCAAGGGTGAGATGATCCGATTTGTCCTTGCTCCGGATGACGGCGTGGTTCCGGATCTCAAGATGCGGTTGCCCGGACGTGGGGTTTGGGTAACGGCGCGGATGGAATTGGTGCAGCAGGCGATTCAAAAAGGATTGTTTGCGCGCGGTTTCAAACAGAAAGTGACGCTTCCCGACGGGCTCGCAGAGCTGGTCGCGGAGCAGATGGAACAGGGTTGCCTGTCAGCTCTTTCGATGGCGCGCAAGGCCGGACAGATTGTCACTGGCTTTGCCAAGGTCGAAACTGCTATTGCACAGGGCTCTGCAATTGGCCTAATACATGCGTCAGATGCCGCAGAAGATGGTCAGAAAAAGTTGGCTCAAGTCGTGCGACGCCATTTGGGCAGCGACGGTGAACTTCCTCTTGTTCGCCGGTTCAGCGCCGAGGCACTCAGCACCGCCCTTGGGCAAGGAAATGTGGTACATGGCGCGTTGCTGGCGGGATCCGCTGGCAAGGCGGTTCTCAACCAGGTTGCCAGGCTTGACGCCTATCTGCAGCCAGACATGCGAGATTCGGACAGCGGCCAGGACAAACGGCTCGCTGCAGACGCCTCCTAG
- the nusA gene encoding transcription termination factor NusA, with amino-acid sequence MAISANRLELLQIADAVAREKSIDRMIVIGAMEDAIQKAARSRYGQETEIRATINPRTGDTRLERLLEVVEVVEDYTTQIALVDALEKNPDAKIGDTVADLLPPLEFGRISAQSAKQVIVQKVREAERDHQYEEFKDRQFEIVNGQVKRVEYGNVTVDVAGSEAIVRRDELIAREAFRPGDRIRAIIFDVRREQRGPQVFLSRTHPQFMAKLFAQEVPEIYDGIITIKSVARDPGSRAKIAVISSDSSIDPVGACVGMRGSRVQAVVNELQGEKIDIIPWSEDPATFIVNALQPAEVAKVVLDEDSERIEVVVPNDQLSLAIGRRGQNVRLASQLTGWDIDIMTEEEESERRQKEFNERAELFMEALDVDDIVAQLLASEGFTSIEEVAYVDASEVSDIEGFDEETAQELQTRANEYLEAQAQQLNEERIALGVSDDLLEISGLTLPMLVGLGKDGIKTIEDLAGCATDDLVGWSERKDGEVKRFKGALSDYDISRQEAEDIIMLTRVAAGWIEPSELLSEEEAAEYEQLESEDEDGLADFDGEQGEAELEAEGDADLNAEDNTDTQDDAADEADADVETDSEEDKER; translated from the coding sequence ATGGCAATCAGTGCAAACCGTCTTGAACTTCTGCAGATTGCAGATGCCGTGGCGCGTGAAAAGTCAATTGATCGCATGATCGTGATCGGAGCCATGGAGGACGCCATCCAGAAGGCAGCGCGCTCCCGCTATGGTCAGGAAACGGAAATTCGTGCAACCATCAACCCACGCACCGGCGACACCCGTCTTGAGCGCCTGTTGGAAGTGGTCGAAGTGGTTGAGGATTACACAACCCAGATCGCTCTGGTCGACGCGCTGGAAAAGAACCCGGACGCCAAAATCGGCGACACCGTGGCTGATCTGCTGCCGCCGCTGGAATTTGGCCGCATCTCGGCTCAGTCCGCCAAGCAGGTTATCGTGCAGAAAGTGCGCGAAGCCGAGCGCGATCATCAATATGAAGAATTCAAGGATCGCCAGTTCGAGATCGTCAATGGTCAGGTCAAGCGTGTCGAATATGGCAATGTGACCGTCGATGTCGCTGGTAGTGAAGCGATTGTCCGTCGCGATGAGCTGATTGCGCGCGAAGCCTTCCGCCCCGGCGACCGCATACGCGCCATCATCTTTGATGTGCGCCGCGAACAAAGAGGCCCACAGGTCTTCCTGTCGCGCACCCATCCGCAATTCATGGCCAAACTGTTTGCACAGGAAGTGCCTGAAATCTATGATGGCATCATCACCATCAAATCCGTTGCCCGTGATCCCGGATCCCGCGCCAAGATTGCCGTGATTTCCTCGGACAGCTCGATCGATCCGGTCGGTGCCTGTGTGGGTATGCGTGGCTCTCGCGTGCAGGCTGTGGTCAACGAATTGCAGGGCGAGAAAATTGACATCATCCCGTGGTCCGAAGATCCTGCGACCTTCATTGTCAATGCGTTGCAGCCGGCCGAAGTGGCCAAGGTTGTTCTGGACGAAGATAGCGAGCGCATCGAAGTGGTGGTGCCGAATGATCAGCTGTCGCTGGCCATTGGTCGCCGCGGTCAGAATGTCCGTCTTGCATCCCAGCTGACCGGTTGGGACATCGACATCATGACCGAGGAAGAGGAATCCGAGCGTCGCCAGAAGGAATTCAACGAGCGCGCCGAACTCTTCATGGAAGCTCTGGATGTGGATGACATCGTAGCACAATTGCTGGCATCCGAAGGCTTTACCTCGATTGAGGAAGTGGCCTATGTGGATGCAAGCGAAGTCTCCGACATTGAAGGCTTTGACGAGGAAACCGCACAGGAACTGCAAACGCGCGCCAACGAATATCTCGAAGCGCAGGCCCAGCAGCTCAATGAAGAGCGCATCGCGCTTGGGGTTTCCGACGATCTTTTGGAAATTTCTGGCCTGACCCTGCCAATGCTGGTGGGTCTTGGCAAGGACGGCATCAAGACCATCGAAGATCTGGCCGGTTGCGCAACCGACGATCTGGTGGGCTGGTCCGAACGCAAGGATGGCGAAGTCAAACGCTTCAAGGGGGCTTTGTCCGACTATGACATTTCCCGTCAGGAAGCCGAAGACATCATCATGCTGACCCGTGTGGCTGCTGGCTGGATCGAACCTTCCGAGCTTCTGAGCGAAGAAGAAGCGGCCGAATATGAGCAGCTGGAAAGCGAAGATGAAGATGGTCTGGCGGATTTTGACGGCGAGCAAGGCGAAGCCGAGCTTGAAGCCGAAGGTGACGCGGACCTGAACGCAGAAGACAACACTGATACCCAAGACGACGCGGCAGACGAAGCCGACGCGGACGTCGAAACCGACTCTGAAGAAGACAAAGAGCGGTAA
- the lnt gene encoding apolipoprotein N-acyltransferase, with product MQLFISNLILLDGWRRLGLAFVAGALASLGQAPLGWFPVLWLSLPLLIWLLDSASLAKRGRSAFWSMARVGWMFGFGFFLVTFYWLGAAFLVEADKFAWAMPLAVLVLPAGLALFWGLASGLCAFVWSGSPLRILWLVLALSAVEWVRGFVLTGLPWGGFGMVLGSNDVTMQTLSLVGPNGLTLIALVVFSLPALWFSSADAKAPRLGRILSILVGVLFALQIGYGVYRLGLTSEPDLSQPVARLVQPNIPQKEKWKFENRAWIFNRLLALTTLDGEETPIKSVDLVIWPESALPFFLMEQPGALAAISQSLPEGAGLLTGALRREPDRENGRDAGSSDGESVFNSIYYLNAEGTVNDSYDKVHLVPFGEYLPKKNWLEIIGLQQLTAQKSGFEAGTQRKLLDLGGWGRVIPVICYEVAFSDGLLRYPEGASWILNVTNDAWFGATAGPWQHLQLARMRAVETGLPVIRVANTGVSAIIDGRGQLIAQLGLEQEGILQQRLPSKLTKAPYAQLGNIPFFCFWVILFLTTVSIGRNLRKV from the coding sequence ATGCAACTTTTCATATCCAATCTGATCTTGCTGGATGGCTGGCGGCGGCTGGGGCTGGCCTTTGTCGCTGGCGCGCTGGCCAGTCTTGGGCAGGCGCCTTTGGGCTGGTTCCCGGTCCTGTGGCTCAGCCTGCCTTTGCTGATATGGCTTCTGGATTCCGCTTCGCTGGCCAAGCGCGGCCGTTCGGCCTTCTGGTCTATGGCGCGGGTCGGATGGATGTTCGGCTTTGGCTTCTTTCTTGTTACCTTTTATTGGCTCGGCGCGGCCTTTTTAGTGGAGGCGGACAAGTTTGCCTGGGCGATGCCGCTGGCCGTGCTTGTCCTGCCCGCCGGTCTGGCCCTGTTTTGGGGGCTCGCCAGCGGGCTTTGTGCCTTCGTCTGGTCGGGGTCGCCACTGCGCATCCTGTGGCTGGTCTTGGCCCTATCGGCAGTGGAATGGGTCCGGGGCTTTGTGCTGACTGGTCTGCCCTGGGGCGGCTTTGGCATGGTGCTTGGCTCCAACGACGTAACGATGCAGACCCTGTCGCTGGTTGGGCCGAACGGTCTGACACTGATCGCTCTTGTTGTCTTCTCACTGCCGGCCCTATGGTTCTCCAGCGCTGACGCCAAAGCCCCTCGTCTGGGGCGCATACTGAGCATTCTTGTGGGCGTACTTTTCGCTCTCCAGATCGGTTACGGGGTCTATCGTCTCGGTCTGACGAGTGAGCCAGACCTGTCGCAACCGGTTGCAAGACTGGTCCAGCCGAATATTCCACAGAAAGAAAAATGGAAATTTGAAAATCGCGCCTGGATTTTCAACAGGCTTCTGGCTCTTACGACCTTGGATGGTGAAGAAACTCCTATCAAATCCGTCGATTTGGTGATCTGGCCAGAATCTGCCCTTCCATTTTTTCTGATGGAACAGCCCGGCGCATTGGCCGCCATTTCGCAAAGCTTACCCGAGGGGGCCGGTCTTTTAACGGGAGCCTTGCGGCGGGAACCAGACAGGGAAAACGGGCGCGATGCAGGATCCTCTGATGGCGAATCAGTTTTTAACTCGATCTATTACCTGAATGCCGAGGGCACCGTAAACGACTCCTATGACAAGGTGCATCTGGTGCCTTTCGGCGAATATCTGCCAAAGAAAAACTGGCTCGAAATCATTGGCCTACAACAACTTACGGCGCAGAAATCCGGATTTGAGGCAGGCACGCAACGCAAATTGCTTGATCTTGGAGGTTGGGGTCGCGTCATTCCGGTTATTTGCTATGAAGTTGCCTTTTCTGATGGTCTCTTGCGCTATCCGGAGGGCGCCAGCTGGATCCTGAATGTGACAAATGACGCCTGGTTCGGGGCGACAGCTGGCCCGTGGCAACATCTGCAGCTGGCGCGGATGCGTGCAGTTGAAACCGGCCTGCCCGTGATACGTGTCGCCAATACGGGCGTCTCTGCCATTATTGATGGGCGTGGTCAGCTGATTGCGCAACTGGGGCTTGAACAAGAGGGTATCTTACAACAAAGACTGCCTTCAAAACTAACAAAAGCTCCGTATGCGCAGTTAGGAAATATCCCATTCTTCTGTTTTTGGGTAATTTTATTTCTTACAACGGTAAGTATTGGAAGAAATCTACGCAAGGTGTGA
- the rimP gene encoding ribosome maturation factor RimP codes for MVESTEMQAGTEARLYAEKGLEARVASIIEPVIVDLGFDLVRVRITGDNGCTVQIMAEQPDGTMTIDGCETVSRALSPVLDVEDPIDKEYYLEVSSPGIDRPLVRKRDYIAWAGHEAKIELSQPIDGRRRYRGMLDGVEGENVKLILPDAPKDTDPNVKIPLSQLGEAKLVMTDKLMDMAMKSQSAEDAEVVEAPSADAQE; via the coding sequence ATGGTTGAAAGCACTGAAATGCAAGCGGGAACCGAAGCGCGCCTTTACGCCGAGAAAGGTCTTGAAGCCCGTGTTGCCAGCATTATTGAGCCGGTGATCGTCGATCTCGGTTTTGATCTGGTGCGGGTTCGGATCACCGGTGACAATGGCTGCACCGTCCAGATCATGGCGGAGCAACCAGACGGCACAATGACGATTGATGGCTGCGAGACCGTGTCGCGCGCCCTGTCGCCTGTGCTCGACGTGGAAGATCCGATCGACAAGGAATATTACCTCGAAGTGTCCTCGCCGGGCATCGACCGGCCGCTGGTGCGCAAGCGTGATTATATCGCATGGGCAGGTCATGAGGCCAAGATCGAGCTGAGCCAACCCATCGACGGCCGGCGCCGCTATCGCGGCATGCTGGACGGGGTCGAAGGTGAGAATGTGAAGCTGATCCTGCCGGACGCGCCCAAAGACACCGATCCAAACGTGAAGATTCCGCTTTCCCAACTGGGCGAAGCCAAGCTGGTGATGACCGACAAACTGATGGATATGGCAATGAAAAGCCAGTCCGCTGAAGACGCTGAAGTGGTTGAGGCCCCTTCTGCTGACGCACAGGAATAG
- a CDS encoding hemolysin family protein, translating into MNDPDPSEPSRLEPQKQTTDQPESLSAIQPDASETTNGNGSWLKRLTNGWLSRLSNTSLRSQMEGALAEDAGDDETFSADEKAMLRNILALQEMRVDDVMIPRAEINAVEDDVTLGTLLAIYSDAGHSRLPVYRETLDDPVGMVHIKDVVDLMTRESSLVEDEPNSDATLRAENADPVRLLGEDPADLLEPNALSNHPQDLTAVDLDRPLKDLGVIREILFVPPSMPAVDLMATMRAERTQMALVIDEYGGTDGLVSLEDVVETVVGDIEDEHDDEDDIHIVSAGTNLFIADAKAELDDVIETIGVPLPQDDESMEDVDSLGGFIFTLIGRIPVRGELIAVSEGLEFEIMEADRRRIRRVKIRLKPAKKLIKRSSPQDRDKEISVEAQAGTEAASADVLSVSTDPDSEKT; encoded by the coding sequence ATGAACGACCCCGACCCTTCCGAGCCGAGCAGGCTTGAGCCGCAAAAGCAGACGACAGATCAACCTGAAAGCCTGTCAGCAATCCAGCCTGACGCGTCCGAGACGACGAATGGCAATGGCAGCTGGCTTAAACGCCTGACCAATGGCTGGTTATCGCGCCTTTCCAACACATCTTTGCGATCCCAGATGGAAGGCGCACTGGCAGAGGATGCCGGGGATGATGAAACCTTCTCGGCTGACGAAAAAGCCATGCTGCGCAACATTCTGGCTTTGCAGGAAATGCGCGTCGACGATGTCATGATTCCGCGGGCGGAAATCAACGCAGTGGAAGATGATGTGACGCTCGGCACCTTGCTTGCCATTTATAGCGATGCGGGCCATTCGCGCCTGCCGGTCTATCGTGAGACGCTGGATGATCCGGTCGGTATGGTCCACATCAAGGATGTGGTTGATCTGATGACAAGGGAGTCAAGCCTTGTTGAGGATGAGCCAAACAGTGATGCCACCTTGAGGGCGGAAAATGCCGATCCTGTGCGCTTGCTGGGCGAGGATCCGGCGGATTTATTGGAACCGAACGCCCTTAGCAACCATCCGCAAGATCTAACAGCGGTTGATCTTGATCGGCCCTTGAAGGACCTGGGTGTCATCAGAGAGATCCTGTTTGTCCCCCCGTCCATGCCAGCAGTCGATCTGATGGCCACCATGCGGGCGGAGCGCACCCAGATGGCGCTGGTGATTGACGAATATGGCGGCACGGACGGTCTGGTTTCGCTTGAAGATGTGGTCGAAACCGTGGTTGGCGACATTGAAGACGAACATGATGATGAGGATGATATCCATATTGTCAGCGCCGGAACCAATCTGTTCATCGCGGATGCCAAGGCTGAACTCGATGATGTGATCGAAACCATTGGCGTGCCTCTGCCACAAGATGACGAATCCATGGAAGATGTGGATTCCCTTGGGGGCTTCATCTTTACGCTGATTGGCCGCATTCCTGTGCGTGGCGAGCTGATTGCCGTCAGCGAAGGGCTGGAGTTCGAGATCATGGAAGCGGACCGTCGCCGCATCCGTCGTGTCAAAATCCGGCTGAAACCAGCCAAGAAACTGATCAAGCGCTCTTCGCCTCAGGACCGCGACAAAGAAATCTCTGTCGAAGCACAGGCAGGAACAGAGGCAGCTTCGGCGGACGTCCTGTCTGTAAGCACGGATCCGGATTCAGAAAAGACATAA
- the trmB gene encoding tRNA (guanosine(46)-N7)-methyltransferase TrmB, producing MTESSSQTPRFRPSKSRLIEEQVATAFFGRRKGKSLSPTQQKLVDELLPKISVNPSEPVTDVQSIFSHAPEAVWLEIGFGGGEHMVRQAMDNPHVGIIGCEPFINGAVKALGQIEKEGIDTIRMYDEDAAHVLDWLPDASIDRIFLLYPDPWHKKRHWKRRFVSDRNLKRFVRVLKPGGLFRFASDIEDYVDWTLDHVAAVPELVEQCSNPSDRLTPYRDWEGTRYEEKAFREGRKPQYLTFLRV from the coding sequence ATGACCGAATCTTCTTCTCAGACTCCGCGTTTTCGCCCCTCCAAGTCCCGCCTGATTGAAGAGCAGGTGGCAACTGCCTTTTTTGGCCGCCGCAAAGGCAAGTCTCTAAGCCCAACCCAGCAGAAGCTGGTGGATGAGCTGTTGCCGAAAATCAGCGTCAATCCGTCCGAGCCAGTAACGGACGTCCAGTCGATCTTTTCCCATGCGCCCGAGGCTGTCTGGCTGGAAATCGGCTTTGGTGGCGGTGAACATATGGTGCGACAGGCGATGGACAATCCGCACGTCGGCATCATTGGCTGTGAGCCCTTCATCAATGGCGCGGTCAAAGCGTTGGGACAGATCGAAAAAGAGGGCATCGACACAATCCGCATGTATGATGAAGATGCGGCCCATGTGCTCGACTGGTTGCCGGACGCTTCGATTGATCGGATATTCCTGCTTTATCCTGATCCTTGGCACAAAAAGCGCCATTGGAAACGCCGCTTTGTCTCGGACCGCAATCTGAAGCGTTTTGTCCGGGTGCTCAAACCCGGCGGTCTCTTCCGCTTTGCCTCGGACATCGAGGATTATGTAGACTGGACGCTGGACCATGTGGCAGCGGTGCCCGAGCTGGTCGAGCAATGCAGCAATCCTTCGGACCGTCTGACCCCCTATCGCGACTGGGAGGGTACCCGTTATGAAGAAAAGGCCTTTCGTGAGGGGCGAAAGCCTCAATATCTGACCTTTCTGCGTGTTTAA
- a CDS encoding helix-turn-helix transcriptional regulator encodes MASKKAPNPIDIYVGSRVRLRRMMLSMSQEKLGEHLGITFQQIQKYEKGTNRIGASRLQHIATVLEVPVSFFFEDAPGSPQEAAGLAESKTENYVIDFLSSSEGLQLNRAFVQIKEPKVRRKIVELVREIAGDNADK; translated from the coding sequence ATGGCCAGTAAAAAAGCACCTAACCCGATCGACATCTATGTCGGCAGTCGCGTACGGCTTCGCCGTATGATGCTCTCCATGAGCCAGGAAAAACTGGGCGAGCATCTGGGTATTACCTTCCAGCAAATCCAGAAATACGAAAAAGGCACCAACCGGATCGGTGCCAGCCGTTTGCAGCATATTGCAACCGTGCTGGAAGTTCCTGTTTCCTTTTTCTTTGAGGATGCGCCGGGCAGCCCGCAGGAAGCAGCGGGCCTTGCAGAGTCCAAAACTGAAAATTACGTCATCGATTTCCTTTCCTCGTCCGAAGGCCTGCAGTTGAATCGCGCTTTCGTTCAGATCAAGGAACCGAAAGTCCGACGTAAAATTGTCGAGCTGGTGCGTGAAATCGCCGGCGACAATGCAGATAAATAA
- the metK gene encoding methionine adenosyltransferase has protein sequence MARKEYLFTSESVSEGHPDKICDRISDAIVDAYLTLDPYARCAVETMATTNKVILSGEVRGPASINASVMEETARRVIKEIGYEQDGFHWENASIDCYVHEQSADIAQGVDEAEGKDEGAGDQGIMFGYATDETPELMPAPILYAHRILRLIAEARHEGTETRLGPDAKSQLTVRYENGKPVEVTSLVLSTQHYDPNLTSDDVRAIVTPYIEAALPEGWLTDKTVWHVNPTGKFVIGGPDGDAGLTGRKIIVDTYGGAAPHGGGAFSGKDPTKVDRSAAYAARYLAKNVVAAGYAERCSIQLAYAIGVPEPLSLYVDTYGTGSVRDSVIEKALWDCMTLTPRGIRTHLGLNKPIYERTAAYGHFGRAPSEDGGFSWEKTDLVGKIQSLIG, from the coding sequence ATGGCCAGAAAAGAATATCTGTTCACCAGTGAGTCCGTCTCCGAAGGACATCCTGACAAGATCTGTGACCGCATTTCAGACGCAATTGTCGATGCCTATCTGACGCTCGACCCTTATGCGCGCTGTGCTGTTGAAACCATGGCCACGACCAACAAGGTCATTCTATCGGGCGAAGTGCGTGGCCCTGCCAGCATCAATGCGAGTGTGATGGAGGAAACAGCCCGCCGCGTGATCAAGGAAATCGGCTACGAACAGGATGGTTTCCACTGGGAAAATGCTTCCATTGATTGCTATGTGCATGAGCAATCCGCTGACATTGCGCAAGGCGTTGATGAAGCCGAAGGCAAGGATGAAGGCGCGGGCGATCAGGGCATCATGTTCGGATATGCTACCGATGAGACGCCGGAATTGATGCCAGCCCCGATCCTTTATGCGCACCGGATCCTGCGTCTGATCGCCGAAGCCCGTCACGAAGGCACCGAAACCCGTCTTGGCCCCGATGCCAAAAGCCAGTTGACCGTGCGCTATGAGAACGGAAAACCGGTCGAAGTGACGTCTCTGGTGCTTTCCACCCAGCATTATGATCCAAACCTGACCTCTGACGATGTGCGGGCGATCGTCACGCCCTATATCGAAGCCGCTCTTCCGGAAGGCTGGTTGACTGACAAAACCGTGTGGCATGTCAATCCGACCGGCAAATTCGTCATTGGCGGCCCGGACGGAGACGCAGGCTTGACCGGTCGCAAGATCATTGTCGACACCTATGGTGGCGCAGCTCCGCATGGGGGTGGCGCTTTCTCCGGTAAGGATCCAACCAAGGTTGACCGCTCTGCCGCCTATGCTGCGCGCTATCTGGCCAAGAATGTAGTAGCTGCTGGCTATGCCGAGCGTTGTTCGATCCAGCTGGCCTATGCGATTGGTGTGCCAGAGCCGCTGTCGCTGTATGTGGACACCTATGGCACCGGCTCTGTGCGTGACAGCGTCATCGAGAAAGCTCTGTGGGATTGCATGACCTTGACGCCTCGCGGCATTCGCACCCATTTGGGTCTGAACAAGCCGATCTATGAGCGCACTGCTGCCTATGGCCATTTCGGGCGTGCACCATCCGAAGATGGTGGCTTCTCCTGGGAGAAAACCGATCTGGTTGGCAAGATCCAGTCGCTGATCGGCTGA